The Parafrankia discariae genome segment GCGAGGCGCTCCACGGCCGCGCGGACAGCCGGATCCAGCGTGGCCGCCATCCCGCTGTAGGGGACGCGCAGCGACAGGCCGATGCGCAGCCGGGGCGGCGGGTGCTCGGCCGAGCGGAGGAAGGTCTCCACCGGCGCCGGCGGGCGGTCCCGGTCCACCGGCAGGCTTCCGCTGAGCAGGTCCAGCAGGAGGGCGCCGTCCGCGACGGTCCTGGTCAACGGGCCGAACGTGGTCAGCCCGTTGAACTGCTCGGTGACCGGCGCGCTGGAGATGCGCCCGCGCTGCGGCTTGATCCCGACCAGGTGGGTCCAGGCCGCGGGGATGCGGACCGAGCCGGCGCCGTCCGACCCGATCGCCGCGGGCACCAGCCCGGCCGCGACAGCCGACGCCGCGCCGCCGGACGACCCGCCGGGGGAGTAGTCGAGGTTCCACGGGTTGCGGGTCGCGCCGAACGCCGCGCCCTCGGTGAACGGCCACTGCCCGAACTCGGGTGTGTTCGTCTTGCCGACGATGATCGCGCCGGTGGCCCGCAGCCGCCGGACCATCTCGCAGTCCTCGGCGGCCGGCGGGAAGTCGCCGGCCGCGCCGAAGGCGGTGGGGAGGCCGGCGATGTCGGTGTCGTCCTTGATGGCCACCGGGACCCCCAGCAGGGGCAGCCGCTCCCCGGCGTCGAGCCGCCGGTCGGCCTCCTCGGCCTCCGCCAGCGCCTCCTCGGCCCGCAGCAGCCGGAAGGTGTTCAGGGTCGTGGACGTCGCCTCGACGCGCTCCAGGCAGGCGGCGACGAGCTCTCGGGAGCTCATCGAGCCGGCCGCGAGCCGCCCGGCGAGCTCACGCAGCCCGTAGAGGCCGTCGAGCCGGCCGTCGTCCGTACCCACACCCGCGGGACCCACACCTGCGGAATCCGACATCAGCCACCTCCTGGACGCGACACGCGCGGCGGGAGCCGTGGGGGAACGGTAACCGACCCCGCGCCGCGGGCTCCGCCCTTTGTCGAGCACGAGACGTACATGGCATATGTCGGCCGCGAATCGTGGCGACCAGCACGGCCCGGTCGGTGGTCGACGGCCGGCGGTCGGCTGGCGCACCGTCCGTCGGGCGCCGGGACGGGGGGCGCGGACGACGGAGGGCTGGGAGGCTGACCGGCAACGCCCCCCCGGGGCCCTCCGGTGCCGGACATTCCCGACATCGGGGTGCGGTGACTGTGATGCGCGCACACGTCGCGTTATCCACGACGAGTGGTG includes the following:
- a CDS encoding amidase yields the protein MSDSAGVGPAGVGTDDGRLDGLYGLRELAGRLAAGSMSSRELVAACLERVEATSTTLNTFRLLRAEEALAEAEEADRRLDAGERLPLLGVPVAIKDDTDIAGLPTAFGAAGDFPPAAEDCEMVRRLRATGAIIVGKTNTPEFGQWPFTEGAAFGATRNPWNLDYSPGGSSGGAASAVAAGLVPAAIGSDGAGSVRIPAAWTHLVGIKPQRGRISSAPVTEQFNGLTTFGPLTRTVADGALLLDLLSGSLPVDRDRPPAPVETFLRSAEHPPPRLRIGLSLRVPYSGMAATLDPAVRAAVERLAEVLARLGHDVVPVEPPYGLLGLLFLPRSMDGIRDWSHRVPNPELLDPRTVANARNGRALRPVLGLARAAEAPARAWIGRVFRTVDVLLAPTTAVPPPRVGELNRETNWETDQAIVAACPYTWPWNVLGWPAVNVPAGLTPAGLPVGAQLMGPAGGEGPLISLAAELEDVERWYLRRPGRLEASTPA